In the genome of Limanda limanda chromosome 15, fLimLim1.1, whole genome shotgun sequence, one region contains:
- the yipf3 gene encoding protein YIPF3 yields the protein MSAGSGIRNTDTWGSFDDNLIQGGGDGVGGGVGGGGGSAVIDMENMDDTSGSSFEDMGEMHQRMKEEEEVSAEAAATEDDHAEDGEFLGMKGLKGQLGRQVADEVWQAGKRQASRAFNLYANIDILRPYFDVEPVQVRSRLIESMIPVRMINFPQKIAGELYGPLMLVFTLVAILLHGMKTSGTVIREGTLMGTAIGTCFGYWLGVSSLIYFLAYLVNAQITMLQMLSLLGYGLFGHCAVLFITYNIHFHFLFYVLWLLVGGLSTLRMVAALVSRTVGQTPRLLLCGTLSLLHMLFLLYLHFAYHKIVEGLLVSLEGPHLAPIQRVARDVPDLILNATGRTLGASMMVHLGSTGGPMRIH from the exons ATGTCTGCGGGTTCCGGGATCAGGAACACGGATACATGGGGAAGCTTCGATGACAACCTCATCCAG GGCGGTGGCGATGGCGTTGGCGGTGGCgttggcggcggcggcggctcggCGGTCATCGACATGGAGAACATGGACGACACGTCGGGCTCCAGCTTCGAGGACATGGGGGAGATGCAccagaggatgaaggaggaggaggaggtgtcagCAGAGGCGGCCGCCACGGAGGACGACCACGCCGAGGACGGAGAGTTTCTTGGCATGAAGGGGTTAAAGGGTCAGCTGGGTCGACAGGTGGCAGACGAG GTGTGGCAGGCGGGGAAGCGTCAGGCCTCTCGAGCGTTTAACCTTTACGCCAATATCGACATCCTGAGGCCGTACTTTGACGTGGAGCCGGTTCAGGTCCGCAGCAG GCTGATCGAGTCCATGATACCTGTCCGCATGATCAACTTCCCACAG AAGATCGCAGGCGAGCTGTACGGCCCTCTGATGCTGGTCTTTACTCTGGTCGCCATCCTGCTGCACGGGATGAAGACGTCCGGAACCGTCATc AGGGAGGGGACTCTGATGGGCACTGCTATCGGAACATGCTTCGGTTACTGGCTGGGAGTTTCCTCCTTGATCTACTTCCTGGCGTACCTGGTCAACGCTCAGATCACGATGCTCCAGATGCTGTCCCTGCTG GGTTACGGTTTGTTCGGTCACTGCGccgtcctcttcatcacctacaacattcacttccacttcctgttctacGTCCTGTGGCTGCTGGTTGGAGGACTGTCCACTCTGCGTATG GTGGCGGCTCTGGTCTCTCGGACCGTCGGTCAGACGCCCCGGCTCCTCCTCTGTGGGACGCTCTCCCTGCTGCACATGCTCTTCCTGCTCTACCTGCACTTCGCCTACCACAAGATCGTGGAAG GGCTGCTGGTCTCTCTGGAAGGACCCCACCTGGCTCCGATACAGCGGGTGGCCCGAGATGTGCCCGACCTGATTCTCAACGCCACAGGTAGGACTCTGGGGGCCTCCATGATGGTCCACCTCGGGTCCACTGGGGGTCCAATGAGGATCCACTGA
- the ncoa4 gene encoding nuclear receptor coactivator 4: MTSRESRGFRKSSAEAAAGGVQQCWQAQGQLEDAINSVLKAEQQLRENVREVRAELQSCVSRQQEALRCREVWLLDQIELLEQVKTETLQQQLHQLHQLRGQFDIITHQLQNNDLSNQLTSCIEKLSSLSLTPEETPDVSFHADTRSLRNAITSFGSITAQLVECVSSQSPAPQKVQVQNYPITAKKQTSEVGALGDWLLGSRPTSNSPIGSLSSKNPQDWLMSLKENKTSCPPLSSMDFLGAWGQLRDLEAWLLQDQAPVSRARAISSCSSSFSIEKIDESEFTINPDEEELSDWLITPPLDAMETVPAAGQWRQVLKPFNDGWSSSDWLAGSSRPAADCSSCCQTTKAVEIENLGQLKCLKTPPPSSPASTQPPVTPPAAVVEAWLQQAVPVQPTCRANEVCSTYSDCVCEENCGRDALSKWLLQQDGRDKNGVPVAKDAPPTTKNAPPTTKNAPPTTTNAPSAVKKTPPTLYNREQKVQAILDAWLHPSSPCSRLLPLSAPLSDWLVPDEEKATREEPGSVFKPPSPSPPGSGGRQDDKWLLKKSQAQERLLSPVCDLFSCMSVGGAKDKWLHESPVQM; the protein is encoded by the exons ATGACGTCGAGGGAGAGCCGCGGCTTCCG GAAGTCGTCAGCGGAGGCGGCAGCGGGCGGCGTGCAGCAGTGCTGGCAGGCCCAGGGTCAGCTGGAGGACGCCATCAACAGCGTGCTGAAGGCcgagcagcagctcagagagaaTGTTCGAGAG GTGCGTGCCgagctgcagagctgtgtgagtcgccagcaggaggcgctgcgCTGCAGAGAGGTTTGGCTTCTCGATCAGATCGAGCTGCTGGAACAAGTCAAGACGGAAACTCTCCAGCAACAGTTGCACCAACTGCACCAG cTCCGAGGTCAGTTTGATATCATCACTCATCAGCTGCAGAACAACGACCTGAGCAACCAGCTGACCAGTTGCATTgagaa gttgtcgtctctcagtctgaCTCCAGAGGAAACACCTGACGTGAGTTTCCATGCCGACACTCGCTCTCTGAGGAATGCCATCACCTCGTTTGGCAGCATCACTGCACag CTTGTGGAGTGTGTGTCCTCCCAGAGCCCCGCCCCCCAGAAGGTTCAGGTGCAGAATTACCCAATCACAGCAAAGAAGCAG ACATCTGAGGTCGGAGCTCTGGGAGACTGGCTGCTGGGAAGTCGTCCAACCAGTAACTCTCCTATTGGTTCCCTGTCCAGCAAGAACCCTCAGGATTGGCTGATGTCACTCAAGGAGAACAAG acTTCCTGTCCCCCCCTGTCCTCTATGGACTTCCTGGGGGCCTGGGGTCAGCTCAGAGACCTGGAGGCGTGGCTTCTGCAGGACCAGGCGCCTGTCAGCAGAGCGCGGGcaatcagcagctgcagctcctccttctccatcgAAAAAATAGACGAATCAGAGTTCACCATCAACCccgatgaggaggagctgagcgaCTGGCTCATCACGCCACCCCTTGATGCGATGGAGACCGTGCCCGCCGCCGGGCAGTGGCGGCAGGTGTTGAAGCCTTTTAATGATGGCTGGTCCTCTTCCGATTGGCTGGCAGGGTCGAGCCGCCCGGCTGCcgactgctcctcctgctgtcaGACCACCAAGGCAGTGGAGATCGAGAACCTGGGTCAGCTAAAGTGCCTGAAGACCCCGCCCCCATCAAGCCCCGCCTCCACACAACCCCCTGTCACCCCACCGGCGGCAGTGGTAGAGGCGTGGCTGCAGCAGGCGGTGCCGGTGCAGCCGACCTGCCGGGCCAACGAGGTCTGCTCCACCTACTCCGACTGCGTCTGTGAGGAGAACTGTGGGAGAGACGCTCTGAGCAAgtggctgctgcagcaggaCGGACGAGACAAGAACGGTGTCCCGGTGGCCAAGGACGCCCCGCCCACCACCAAGAACGCCCCGCCCACCACCAAGAACGCCCCGCCCACCACAACGAACGCCCCGTCTGCTGTGAAGAAGACCCCGCCCACCCTTTACAACAGAGAACAGAAG gtacAGGCCATCCTGGATGCCTGGCTgcacccctcctccccctgctcccgCCTACTGCCCCTCAGCGCCccgctctctgattggctggttcCTGATGAGGAGAAGGCCACAAGGGAGGAGCCCGGCTCCGTGTTCaagcccccctccccctccccgcCGGGGTCAGGAGGTCGTCAAGATGACAAGTGGCTGTTGAAGAAGAGTCAGGCTCAG GAGCGTCTGCTGTCACCTGTGTGCGACCTGTTCTCCTGCATGAGCGTGGGCGGAGCCAAAGACAAGTGGCTGCACGAGTCCCCGGTCCAG atgTGA
- the dnph1 gene encoding 2'-deoxynucleoside 5'-phosphate N-hydrolase 1: protein MKIYFCGSIRGGREDVDLYVKIVKNLKSRGDVLTEHVSNTQLTHTGEAGSAAADRLIHDRDVDWLRQCDVVVAEVTQPSLGVGYELGRVVDMKKRTLCLFRPSSGRVLSAMIRGAADGERFVVSDYTEDELEKVLDQFFNTLTRT, encoded by the exons ATGAAGATTTACTTCTGTGGAAGTATCCGCGGCGGAAGAGAAGATGTTGATCTTTACGTGAAGATCGTGAAGAACCTGAAGAGCCGCGGAGACGTGTTGACAGAACACGTGAGcaacacacagctcacacacacag GGGAGGCCGGCTCGGCAGCAGCTGATAGGCTGATCCACGACCGAGACGTTGATTGGCTGCGACAGTGCGACG TGGTGGTGGCCGAGGTCACGCAGCCGTCTCTGGGGGTCGGCTACGAACTGGGCCGAGTCGTCGACATGAAGAAAAGAACCTTGTGTCTGTTCAGGCCGTCATCAGGACGCg TTCTGTCGGCCATGATCCGCGGCGCGGCGGACGGCGAGCGCTTCGTGGTGAGCGACTACACTGAGGACGAGCTGGAGAAGGTTCTGGACCAGTTCTTCAACACGTTGACAAGAACCTGA